One genomic segment of Thermoplasmata archaeon includes these proteins:
- a CDS encoding helicase HerA-like domain-containing protein, which produces MPLHLGTNPETGAPIRLPEEDLLRHVVILGATGSGKTVLGKAILEEAVRVGVPVIAVDSQGDLASLALAATQESSAAHGTPDDARDEYWARAAVQILTPGSRHGVTRSLNPLKDAPAFEASEDAVLFVDAIAEGLAAAMGYALTSDSGSRAKDTIYMALQDAWQSGRWPKEVSDLPHLLERETAMDSALVSHKERAGLVRRAKAMTVGAKGLLFTAGPPLDVADMVSWAPKGRTPVNVVYTGGLRSPSEREMVVATLCEDVYRWMVSETNGGLRLVLYIDEVAGLCPPHPKNPPAKKFLSLLFRQARKYGVGLVVATQNVTDLDYKALGQANTWALGRLLAKQDLDRVRHLVGSLHPSDPEEVLALVPSLKAGQFLLLSPEHLGRVERLEVRGLATQHTVVPEERFHEIQSSHELALPKTAPDEKAFKRQTLAAVAAKAARSAAKTEVEEGIGLRVLHLFEDHPGIYGLEEIAGMNPADTRFLGILLRKLAEVRLLRPEQVEGREVYWDPTIGFDVRRGVPSRVAWLPLRFPLVEATKRANEAIQRRMLLIPREHIAGKEFYFVPLWRVEAEILRGRRRGRVARSFFVNAVSGHLAYVVNGNLSFHEFPREDVSRLDALASKAQLEPGPAQKIGDVVPVAHIGPSQAKEIVHRSLGAKVLTEHPDLCLLPIWKFEMQSNGSGRTRPVWVDGTLGSVLHQAPESR; this is translated from the coding sequence ATGCCCCTCCATCTGGGGACGAATCCGGAGACCGGGGCACCCATTCGGTTGCCCGAAGAGGACCTGCTGCGGCACGTCGTGATCCTCGGTGCCACGGGCTCGGGGAAGACGGTGCTCGGGAAGGCGATCCTCGAGGAGGCCGTCCGCGTGGGCGTCCCCGTGATCGCGGTGGACAGCCAGGGCGACCTCGCGTCCCTCGCGCTTGCCGCGACCCAGGAGTCCTCCGCGGCCCACGGCACGCCCGACGACGCGCGGGACGAGTACTGGGCCCGCGCCGCCGTGCAGATCCTTACGCCGGGGTCGCGCCACGGCGTGACACGGAGCCTGAACCCCCTGAAGGACGCGCCCGCGTTCGAGGCCTCCGAGGACGCGGTCCTGTTCGTCGATGCGATCGCGGAGGGCCTCGCGGCCGCGATGGGCTACGCGCTCACGTCGGACAGCGGCTCGCGGGCCAAGGACACGATCTACATGGCCCTCCAGGACGCGTGGCAGTCGGGGCGGTGGCCCAAGGAGGTCTCCGACCTGCCGCACCTCCTGGAGCGGGAGACCGCAATGGACAGCGCCCTCGTCTCGCACAAGGAGCGGGCGGGTCTCGTGCGGCGGGCCAAGGCGATGACCGTCGGGGCCAAGGGTCTCCTCTTCACCGCGGGCCCGCCGCTCGATGTCGCGGACATGGTCTCGTGGGCGCCCAAAGGGCGGACCCCCGTGAACGTCGTGTATACGGGAGGGCTGCGCAGCCCGTCCGAGCGGGAGATGGTCGTCGCCACGTTGTGCGAGGACGTGTACCGCTGGATGGTGTCCGAGACGAACGGCGGCCTACGCCTCGTCCTCTACATCGACGAGGTCGCCGGGCTCTGTCCGCCGCATCCGAAGAACCCACCGGCGAAGAAGTTCCTGTCCCTCCTGTTCCGCCAGGCGCGCAAGTACGGCGTCGGCCTGGTCGTCGCGACGCAGAACGTGACCGACTTGGACTATAAGGCCCTCGGCCAGGCGAATACCTGGGCGCTGGGGCGCCTCCTCGCGAAGCAGGACCTGGACCGCGTCCGCCACCTCGTCGGTTCGTTGCATCCGAGCGACCCCGAGGAGGTCCTCGCGCTCGTGCCCTCCCTGAAGGCCGGCCAGTTCCTGCTCCTGTCCCCGGAGCACCTCGGCCGGGTAGAGCGGCTCGAGGTCCGCGGGCTCGCGACGCAGCACACGGTCGTCCCCGAGGAGCGGTTCCACGAGATCCAATCGAGCCACGAGCTCGCGCTCCCCAAGACGGCACCGGACGAGAAGGCGTTCAAGCGGCAGACGCTCGCGGCCGTCGCGGCCAAGGCTGCGAGGTCCGCGGCCAAGACGGAGGTCGAGGAGGGCATCGGCCTCCGCGTCCTGCACCTCTTCGAGGACCACCCGGGGATCTACGGGCTCGAGGAGATCGCGGGCATGAACCCCGCGGACACCCGATTCCTGGGAATCCTTCTGCGGAAGCTCGCGGAGGTGCGCCTCCTCCGGCCCGAGCAGGTGGAAGGCCGGGAGGTGTACTGGGACCCGACGATTGGGTTCGACGTGCGGCGCGGGGTTCCCTCTCGGGTCGCTTGGCTCCCCCTGCGCTTCCCGCTCGTCGAGGCCACGAAGCGGGCAAACGAGGCGATCCAACGCCGCATGCTCCTGATCCCGAGGGAGCACATCGCCGGGAAGGAGTTCTACTTCGTGCCCCTGTGGCGCGTGGAGGCAGAGATCCTGCGGGGCCGCCGGCGCGGCCGGGTCGCGCGGTCCTTCTTCGTGAACGCCGTGTCGGGCCATCTCGCGTACGTGGTCAACGGCAACCTGAGCTTCCACGAGTTCCCCCGGGAGGACGTGTCCCGCCTCGATGCGTTGGCGTCCAAGGCCCAGCTGGAACCCGGCCCGGCCCAGAAGATCGGAGACGTCGTGCCCGTGGCCCACATCGGCCCTTCCCAGGCCAAGGAGATCGTGCACCGCTCTCTGGGCGCCAAGGTGCTCACGGAGCACCCGGACCTCTGCCTGCTCCCGATCTGGAAGTTCGAGATGCAGTCGAACGGGAGCGGGAGGACACGGCCCGTGTGGGTCGACGGCACCCTGGGGAGCGTCCTCCACCAGGCCCCCGAATCCCGCTGA
- a CDS encoding DNA topoisomerase IV subunit A gives MSKKAKPGAPASNKAVEALYGIAEEIYDELDHGQIPKMKIPLRTKANIRFDTKHSVWKYGSLMGVRSAKKLKGALMLLRTMYVLEFIQDMINTAKSSTLREMYYISEGWDVAKFHSQDESNLLAEDLEVITQLLREDFKLRPEESGASVIGNLTLEEITRNGERKRINCRDDVGDAGYTIPYNIEKEKVKLIDADAKFVLAIETGGMFDRLVENGFDEDGKCILVHLKGQPSRSTRRLLKRLNEELKLNVVSFTDGDPWSFRIHASVAYGAIKTAHISEYLATPTAEFIGITASDILNYDLPTDVLTPRDVGALNAELSDPRFNDEFWRNEIQTMLQINKKAEQQALAKYGLDYVTDTYLPEKLDALGLI, from the coding sequence AAGCCCGGCGCACCGGCGTCGAACAAGGCCGTGGAGGCGTTGTACGGGATCGCGGAGGAGATCTACGACGAGCTGGACCACGGGCAGATCCCCAAGATGAAGATCCCGCTCCGCACGAAGGCGAACATCCGGTTCGACACGAAGCATTCGGTCTGGAAGTACGGCAGCCTCATGGGTGTTCGGAGCGCGAAGAAGCTCAAGGGGGCACTCATGCTCCTGCGGACCATGTACGTCCTCGAGTTCATCCAGGACATGATCAACACGGCGAAGTCTTCGACCCTGCGGGAGATGTACTACATCTCGGAAGGCTGGGACGTCGCCAAGTTCCACTCCCAGGACGAGTCCAACCTGCTCGCGGAGGACCTCGAGGTGATCACGCAGCTCCTGCGGGAGGACTTCAAGCTCCGGCCCGAGGAGAGCGGCGCGAGCGTGATCGGGAACCTCACCCTAGAGGAAATCACGCGGAACGGCGAGCGAAAGCGGATCAACTGCCGCGACGACGTCGGCGACGCGGGCTACACGATCCCCTACAACATCGAGAAGGAGAAGGTCAAGCTCATCGACGCGGATGCGAAGTTCGTCCTCGCCATCGAGACGGGCGGCATGTTCGACCGCCTCGTGGAGAACGGATTCGACGAAGACGGCAAGTGCATTTTGGTCCACCTTAAAGGTCAGCCGTCACGGAGCACACGTCGCCTTTTGAAAAGATTAAACGAGGAGTTAAAACTTAATGTCGTGAGCTTTACCGATGGAGACCCTTGGAGCTTCCGCATCCATGCCTCCGTCGCGTACGGCGCCATCAAGACGGCCCACATCTCCGAGTACCTCGCGACGCCCACCGCGGAGTTCATCGGAATCACCGCGAGCGACATCCTCAACTACGACCTGCCGACCGATGTCCTCACGCCGCGCGACGTCGGAGCCCTGAACGCGGAGCTCTCCGACCCCCGCTTCAACGACGAGTTCTGGCGGAACGAGATCCAGACCATGCTCCAGATCAACAAGAAGGCGGAGCAGCAGGCGCTCGCGAAGTACGGCCTCGACTACGTCACGGACACGTACCTGCCGGAGAAGCTCGACGCCCTCGGCCTGATATGA